One Nitrospira sp. genomic region harbors:
- a CDS encoding methyltransferase domain-containing protein, with amino-acid sequence MSCTDFKLGCQLSINDWTWLNRTGVFENDALREYVAPFPPRDLMYNVSGLNSEQDFASHGADFYCALSEASTKALSEYRRILDFGCGCGRLARMLKGHPHKVSACDVDARHVKWVSQNLSYVDVIRTSVSPPLPYRDKEFDAITSISVFTHLTEKSQDEFLAELRRICASEGVLFLTVHGARALERAINEVSIQEMIAVDRVLFEKARRLFARGEHAFILQHGHLTASANTLRRWLSRAMGWCVTNLPFQYGITFIPETYIFEHWTQWFEVLDYRRGAIHDFQDIVVLRPRR; translated from the coding sequence TTGAGCTGCACTGATTTTAAGCTGGGCTGTCAACTTTCCATTAACGACTGGACGTGGCTCAATAGAACTGGCGTTTTCGAGAATGATGCCTTACGGGAGTATGTCGCCCCTTTCCCACCACGTGATTTGATGTACAACGTGTCGGGGCTTAACAGCGAGCAGGATTTTGCAAGCCATGGGGCCGATTTCTATTGCGCCCTCTCAGAGGCATCCACGAAAGCACTCTCTGAATACAGAAGGATTCTTGACTTCGGCTGTGGCTGTGGGAGATTAGCCCGTATGCTCAAGGGGCATCCGCATAAGGTGTCGGCCTGCGATGTTGATGCGCGCCACGTGAAGTGGGTAAGTCAGAATCTGTCCTATGTTGATGTGATAAGAACATCAGTCAGCCCGCCATTGCCCTACAGAGATAAGGAGTTTGATGCGATTACGTCGATCTCAGTCTTTACTCATCTCACCGAGAAGAGTCAGGACGAGTTCCTTGCCGAGCTTCGACGTATTTGTGCCTCGGAGGGTGTTCTGTTTCTTACGGTCCACGGTGCTCGCGCGTTGGAGCGAGCTATCAATGAAGTTTCTATTCAGGAAATGATTGCGGTGGATAGAGTGCTGTTTGAGAAAGCGAGGCGGTTATTTGCGCGAGGCGAGCATGCATTCATTTTGCAGCATGGACACCTCACAGCTTCCGCCAATACACTTCGGCGATGGTTATCGAGAGCAATGGGGTGGTGTGTAACCAACCTGCCTTTTCAATATGGCATTACATTCATTCCGGAAACATACATTTTCGAGCATTGGACTCAATGGTTTGAGGTGCTGGATTACCGGAGAGGGGCCATACATGACTTTCAGGATATCGTTGTGCTTAGGCCGAGAAGGTGA
- a CDS encoding glycosyltransferase family 4 protein, whose amino-acid sequence MKVALFVHCFFPNHFYGTETYTLELARNLLALGHQPIVVTAIFPGEPTTGRILSTYKYDDIPVYCIDKNFFVHRRVKDTYYQVALHNLIRDVLCEIRPDIVHVTHLINHTAVLLDVVAELNLVAVATLTDFFGFCFNNKLVAADGSLCEGPNQKRSNCSACYLRARSGSGDVSLLGRWAGSVQWARLAGSLLVSLANVNGVCSKEIAEAVHDIRERPDILTARYSKYRAVIAPTQFLKNAYVANGLRAPIHLSRFGVDLPRRPKLRREVDGPVRFGFIGQIASHKGVDILVEAFCRLPRGIAELHVFGPTDQDPGYMNSMKRVAEKREVHFRGVFPKDAMADVLSQMDFIVIPSQWHENSPLILLCALASHTPVIVSDVAGLTEFVEEGENGYWFQRGNVDDLERVLRRILDEPSLLPKMIVKTDYPRTTRMMTQDVLEIYKGLGVI is encoded by the coding sequence ATGAAAGTTGCGCTATTCGTTCATTGTTTTTTTCCTAATCATTTCTATGGCACAGAAACCTACACATTGGAGCTCGCAAGAAATTTGTTGGCACTTGGGCATCAGCCGATCGTGGTCACGGCAATCTTTCCTGGTGAACCGACGACCGGGCGCATTCTATCCACCTACAAATATGATGATATTCCAGTGTATTGTATTGATAAAAACTTTTTTGTTCACCGCCGAGTTAAGGATACCTACTATCAGGTTGCCTTGCATAATCTGATCCGGGACGTCCTTTGTGAGATCAGACCCGACATAGTCCACGTCACGCATCTGATCAATCACACCGCAGTATTGTTGGATGTCGTTGCCGAGCTGAATTTGGTAGCGGTAGCAACGCTCACAGACTTTTTTGGGTTTTGTTTCAACAACAAACTCGTGGCTGCTGACGGGTCTCTCTGCGAAGGACCGAACCAGAAACGGTCTAACTGCAGCGCCTGTTATTTGCGGGCTCGGAGTGGGAGTGGGGACGTTTCTCTTCTCGGGCGGTGGGCCGGTTCAGTTCAGTGGGCTAGGCTTGCCGGATCGCTGCTTGTGTCCTTGGCGAATGTGAATGGAGTGTGTTCGAAAGAAATTGCGGAGGCTGTACATGATATTAGGGAACGTCCTGACATCTTAACTGCTCGATATTCGAAATATCGGGCGGTGATAGCTCCTACACAATTTCTCAAGAATGCCTATGTTGCGAACGGGCTACGCGCGCCGATTCATCTGAGTCGATTCGGTGTAGATCTTCCCCGAAGACCAAAATTGCGAAGGGAGGTGGATGGACCCGTTCGGTTTGGATTTATTGGGCAGATTGCCAGTCATAAAGGTGTAGACATTCTAGTCGAAGCATTTTGCCGACTACCGAGGGGAATTGCCGAGTTGCATGTGTTTGGGCCAACAGACCAAGACCCCGGTTATATGAATAGCATGAAAAGGGTCGCGGAGAAGCGTGAGGTGCACTTTCGAGGTGTTTTCCCAAAAGATGCCATGGCGGACGTGCTATCCCAAATGGATTTCATTGTTATCCCATCGCAATGGCATGAGAATAGCCCGCTGATTCTGCTATGCGCCTTGGCAAGTCATACACCGGTTATTGTATCTGACGTAGCAGGCCTAACGGAGTTCGTAGAGGAAGGGGAAAATGGATATTGGTTTCAACGAGGCAATGTTGATGACCTTGAGCGAGTGCTTCGGAGAATCCTCGATGAGCCAAGTCTGTTGCCGAAGATGATAGTGAAGACAGATTATCCAAGGACGACTCGGATGATGACCCAAGATGTTCTGGAAATTTATAAGGGACTAGGTGTGATTTGA
- a CDS encoding methyltransferase domain-containing protein → MGVSRSALPEGGSPVCPISSSTQTKFLCSIEGYTIWRCPSSATDFVWPMPSQHTLKSLYDREDWFEGGERGGYCDYDAQTEPMLGMFAELLDEFEGSAVGRSVLDIGCGYGNHLAVAAQRGWKCFGVEVSDHARRVTNLRHGNAFFVVDCLENLIAHEFDLIVLFDVIEHLADPYGLFYTLFSKGAIGPQTRIIITTPNARSYDAIADPAGWAYRHPPSHLVYYSAESLHALLTSLHFAKVEIAGLFPLESLGKIKYEDEYSTLNSGLAGSAGLLCKAEGSNFKSFMHERYVPGTWSKVAEYEHLPRYQFAKHRVAGAKVLDFGCGTGYGAALLAEVADSVVGLDIDDTALDWARRHHHNPRLLFEKRSDLGRSFPDHSFDVITCFEMIEHVNEEAQVEVVRQCHKLLVPGGQLIISTPNPDVTQNYGANPFHLREMTERQFLHLLKLSFGHVLLLKQWIRPSVSIGSDQTPHMPLTFCGPAVPSVTVRDACFPLAYVAICSDQPIREVLEMCYLDSSVDHVAASIMNEKRFSALQFEYYKAHERIFSLQEQLAAKEREFLALVGPRLFRLQRALRTKTGSPRTVTAIVGLVMEVFASALVRRLAGATARVRRWFDHRHLPAPQCNSYEARIMRPIESSRPKVVHAIANFNIGGSSRLVVDLIERLGHQYEQEIITRFQPDPPSYTGVVIHEHELSCVDDLEKGIFSYLCTFRPNLFHVHYWGETDKAWYEAALNAANKFGCRIVENVNTPVTPYWGEAISRYVYVSDYVLETFGRRDRKSLVIYPGSNFSVFRRKHSVDAPRDCIGMVYRLEEDKLSPQAIDVFIKVVMRRPSTKALIVGGGALLQTYQKTVQLHGVSNAFRFTGYVSYEELPALYEEMGVFVAPVWKESFGHVSVLAMNYGIPVVGYDVGGLAEILGTREWLAPPGNGDRLADMILDLLQDHAKCSSIGLINKKRAQEKFSVETMIECYRELYAKLLRPVR, encoded by the coding sequence ATGGGTGTAAGCCGATCCGCTCTGCCTGAAGGTGGTAGTCCTGTTTGTCCAATTTCTAGCTCAACCCAAACTAAGTTTCTCTGTTCCATTGAAGGCTACACGATTTGGCGTTGCCCGTCCTCTGCGACGGATTTTGTATGGCCGATGCCTTCGCAGCATACGCTGAAATCGCTGTATGACCGTGAAGACTGGTTTGAAGGGGGGGAACGAGGGGGATATTGTGACTATGACGCTCAGACAGAGCCCATGTTGGGGATGTTCGCAGAACTGTTGGATGAATTTGAGGGAAGTGCAGTTGGGCGATCTGTATTGGACATCGGCTGCGGGTATGGAAATCACTTGGCAGTGGCGGCTCAGCGGGGGTGGAAATGCTTTGGGGTAGAGGTGTCAGATCATGCGCGCCGAGTCACCAATTTGAGGCATGGGAATGCATTTTTTGTCGTAGATTGCCTGGAAAATCTCATCGCCCATGAGTTCGATCTCATTGTCTTGTTCGACGTAATTGAACATCTTGCCGATCCCTATGGGTTGTTCTATACGCTCTTCAGCAAGGGCGCAATCGGTCCTCAGACAAGAATCATAATTACTACCCCTAATGCTAGATCCTATGATGCCATAGCGGATCCTGCGGGGTGGGCTTACCGTCATCCACCGTCTCATCTTGTCTACTATTCTGCTGAATCGTTGCACGCACTCTTGACGAGTCTGCACTTTGCAAAGGTGGAGATAGCCGGGCTCTTTCCTCTGGAGAGTTTGGGGAAAATTAAGTATGAAGACGAGTATTCGACCTTGAATAGCGGTCTTGCTGGGTCGGCAGGGCTGTTATGTAAGGCAGAGGGTAGTAATTTTAAATCGTTTATGCACGAGCGGTATGTGCCGGGGACGTGGTCTAAAGTGGCAGAATATGAGCACCTTCCCAGATATCAGTTTGCGAAGCATCGAGTTGCAGGGGCAAAAGTTTTAGATTTTGGCTGTGGTACGGGATATGGGGCGGCACTTCTCGCAGAAGTAGCCGATAGTGTTGTTGGTTTGGATATTGACGATACAGCGCTTGACTGGGCCAGGCGTCACCACCATAACCCTAGGCTCTTGTTCGAGAAGCGGTCAGACTTGGGGAGGAGCTTCCCCGATCACTCATTTGATGTCATCACGTGCTTTGAAATGATCGAGCACGTCAACGAGGAGGCCCAAGTTGAGGTGGTCCGCCAGTGCCACAAGTTGCTCGTGCCTGGCGGCCAGCTCATTATTTCTACGCCAAACCCTGACGTTACTCAGAATTACGGTGCGAACCCGTTTCATCTTCGCGAAATGACGGAACGGCAATTCCTCCATTTGCTCAAACTGTCTTTTGGACACGTTCTCCTGTTGAAACAGTGGATACGTCCCAGTGTGAGTATCGGGTCCGATCAAACTCCACACATGCCGCTTACATTCTGTGGCCCAGCCGTGCCTTCAGTGACCGTAAGGGATGCATGCTTCCCTCTGGCATATGTGGCCATTTGCTCGGATCAACCGATCCGTGAAGTCCTCGAGATGTGCTATCTCGATTCATCCGTCGATCATGTTGCCGCTTCGATCATGAATGAGAAACGATTTAGTGCTCTGCAATTTGAGTATTACAAGGCGCATGAGCGAATTTTTTCACTACAGGAGCAGCTCGCGGCCAAAGAACGAGAATTTCTAGCATTGGTCGGGCCGCGACTCTTTCGTCTACAACGAGCACTACGCACGAAGACTGGTTCTCCTCGCACAGTGACAGCTATCGTTGGTCTGGTAATGGAGGTATTTGCATCTGCTCTTGTACGGCGGCTTGCCGGAGCAACTGCGAGAGTTAGGCGGTGGTTCGACCATCGGCACCTTCCTGCTCCTCAATGCAATTCATATGAAGCACGGATCATGCGTCCGATAGAGAGTAGCCGCCCCAAGGTGGTTCATGCCATTGCGAACTTTAATATTGGAGGATCTTCTCGATTGGTCGTTGATCTAATTGAGCGACTGGGCCACCAATATGAACAGGAGATCATTACTAGGTTTCAGCCTGATCCGCCGAGTTACACAGGGGTGGTCATTCATGAGCACGAATTGTCTTGCGTTGACGATTTGGAGAAAGGGATTTTCAGCTACCTGTGCACTTTTAGGCCGAACCTTTTTCACGTCCATTATTGGGGCGAGACAGATAAGGCCTGGTACGAGGCGGCCTTGAATGCAGCGAACAAGTTTGGATGTCGAATTGTTGAGAATGTCAACACGCCGGTGACCCCTTACTGGGGCGAGGCAATTTCCCGCTATGTTTATGTCAGTGACTATGTGTTGGAAACCTTTGGGCGGCGAGATAGGAAGAGCCTCGTCATTTATCCTGGGAGCAATTTTAGTGTTTTTCGAAGGAAGCACAGTGTGGATGCACCACGGGATTGCATCGGGATGGTCTATCGGCTTGAAGAGGATAAGCTATCGCCCCAAGCAATCGATGTGTTTATTAAAGTTGTCATGCGCCGGCCGAGCACGAAGGCGCTAATTGTTGGAGGTGGTGCCTTGCTGCAGACGTACCAAAAAACTGTGCAGCTCCATGGGGTCTCCAACGCGTTTCGATTTACTGGCTATGTATCATATGAAGAGCTTCCTGCACTGTATGAAGAAATGGGTGTCTTTGTGGCGCCTGTCTGGAAGGAGAGCTTCGGCCATGTGAGCGTTCTGGCTATGAACTATGGGATTCCAGTTGTTGGTTATGACGTAGGGGGGCTCGCAGAAATTCTTGGGACGCGTGAGTGGCTAGCTCCACCAGGAAATGGTGACCGCTTGGCCGACATGATCTTAGACTTGTTGCAAGATCACGCCAAATGTTCCTCAATCGGCCTCATAAACAAAAAGCGTGCACAGGAGAAATTTTCGGTTGAAACCATGATTGAATGTTATCGGGAGTTGTATGCGAAGCTCTTGAGGCCGGTGCGATGA
- a CDS encoding class I SAM-dependent methyltransferase — MRLASDSHHYIVLSYLHAWLEEQALSQAKGILLDYGCGGQPYRALFEPKITKYIGADVAAAAGTKIDIRVEPDQPLPLSSESVDTILSTQTLEHVPDFNFYLAECQRLARPGGVLILTAPMQWRHHEAPHDYWRFTRYGIRECLSRHGFEAGSIMACGGVYALIGQIFLNHLVEHGIRRKFLIRTVNRVALRLDRMCQDQEDTLLWMCVATRKSGQRVQSQWSGDSRRLP; from the coding sequence ATGCGTCTTGCCAGCGACAGTCATCATTACATTGTTCTTAGTTATTTACACGCATGGCTAGAGGAGCAAGCATTGTCACAGGCCAAAGGGATTCTGCTTGACTACGGCTGTGGCGGACAACCCTACCGGGCATTGTTTGAGCCAAAAATAACAAAGTACATCGGTGCGGATGTCGCCGCTGCTGCTGGGACAAAAATTGATATTCGAGTTGAGCCAGATCAACCATTGCCCCTATCAAGCGAGAGTGTGGACACGATTCTCTCGACGCAAACTCTTGAGCATGTGCCTGATTTTAATTTCTATCTAGCTGAGTGCCAACGTCTTGCGAGGCCCGGCGGTGTGCTGATTCTCACCGCCCCTATGCAGTGGCGGCATCATGAGGCTCCTCATGACTATTGGCGATTTACTCGGTATGGGATTCGGGAATGTCTTTCTCGCCATGGTTTTGAAGCTGGAAGCATCATGGCCTGCGGAGGGGTATATGCGTTGATCGGGCAAATATTCCTGAATCATCTAGTAGAGCATGGCATCCGACGGAAATTCCTTATTAGGACTGTGAATCGCGTGGCGCTACGGTTGGACCGAATGTGTCAGGACCAGGAAGATACGTTGTTGTGGATGTGTGTGGCGACAAGAAAGAGCGGCCAGCGAGTACAGTCGCAATGGTCGGGGGACAGCAGGAGGTTGCCGTAA
- a CDS encoding ABC transporter ATP-binding protein, with amino-acid sequence MSSEWAIRVRHLSKTYRLYDRPRDRGKQWILPVVQKCLGREPAQYYREVHAIENVSFEVRKGETLGIIGRNGSGKSTLLQLIVGTLSPTSGTVEVNGRVAALLELGAGFHPDFTGLENVFLNASLLGLSKADIDGQLDDILAFADIGASIDQPVRTYSSGMFVRLAVAVAVHAAPDVLIVDEALSVGDFEFRNKCMERILALRAQGVTILFVSHDLSTLQIFCDRAIWLDSGRLISIGNPVAICQEYCVSATKVNGSPPLSQDIQGNIVAQQESRAAKFVEVGLDGYCVNEKPIYYPNQDIGFKFTLFAVQSLEAVVFAVSIYRADGDLVIGQTSYEENVWWPTMPSGGIHTGRFILTPNCLAPGDYRVAFGAYSKDLCVCYALTELTVSFSVRSKFPTWGKVVLPCRWFHGELSTNNNEI; translated from the coding sequence ATGTCCTCTGAGTGGGCGATTCGCGTCCGCCATCTCTCCAAGACCTATCGGTTATACGATCGCCCGCGCGACAGAGGAAAGCAGTGGATATTACCTGTGGTGCAGAAGTGTCTCGGACGCGAACCGGCACAGTATTACCGGGAGGTCCATGCAATAGAGAATGTTTCCTTCGAAGTGAGGAAAGGGGAGACGCTGGGCATCATCGGCCGGAACGGATCGGGGAAGTCCACGCTGTTGCAGTTGATCGTGGGCACCTTGAGTCCGACCAGCGGAACCGTTGAGGTCAATGGCCGTGTTGCCGCGCTGCTTGAACTGGGAGCAGGTTTTCATCCTGATTTTACGGGCCTGGAAAATGTGTTTCTGAACGCGTCGTTGCTTGGTCTGTCGAAAGCAGACATCGACGGACAGTTGGACGATATCCTGGCATTTGCCGATATCGGGGCCTCGATCGACCAACCCGTAAGAACCTACTCGAGTGGTATGTTTGTCCGTCTGGCAGTTGCTGTGGCTGTTCATGCTGCCCCTGATGTGCTGATTGTCGATGAAGCGCTCAGTGTCGGTGATTTTGAATTTCGAAATAAATGCATGGAGCGTATTTTGGCTCTTCGTGCTCAGGGCGTGACTATCTTGTTTGTCTCGCACGACTTGAGCACTCTCCAGATATTCTGTGATCGAGCGATATGGCTGGATAGTGGACGACTTATTTCGATTGGCAACCCGGTTGCCATATGCCAGGAGTATTGTGTCTCAGCCACGAAGGTTAATGGATCTCCTCCGCTTTCTCAGGACATTCAGGGCAACATTGTGGCACAGCAGGAAAGCAGGGCGGCCAAATTTGTCGAAGTTGGTCTGGATGGTTATTGTGTGAACGAGAAGCCGATCTATTATCCAAATCAAGACATTGGGTTTAAATTCACCTTGTTCGCCGTTCAATCGCTTGAGGCAGTTGTATTCGCGGTTAGTATTTATCGCGCGGACGGAGATCTTGTCATTGGGCAGACGAGCTATGAGGAGAACGTTTGGTGGCCGACTATGCCTTCGGGTGGGATTCATACTGGTCGCTTCATCTTGACTCCCAACTGTCTTGCCCCTGGCGATTATCGAGTTGCCTTTGGCGCATATTCTAAGGATCTCTGCGTATGCTATGCACTCACAGAACTGACGGTGTCATTTTCAGTTCGCTCGAAATTCCCGACGTGGGGGAAGGTGGTGCTCCCCTGCAGGTGGTTCCATGGTGAGCTGAGCACCAATAACAATGAGATCTGA
- a CDS encoding ABC transporter permease, producing the protein MISQRDDLSPFMVLTSMSAHWNLICQLTKREIASRYRGSLLGMLWAFLHPMVMLTVYTLVFRGAFGMRWGQEGESALDFGLLLFSGLIVHSLFAESIHRAPYLIVNHSNYVKKIVFPLEILAWTSLGSALFHAAVSALVLIAFYGLLHHALHWTMLLAPLLLLPLSLVTIGMSWFLASAGVFVRDIGQASGPLTTIMLFLSPVFYPAEAFPEAYRVLLYANPLTFLITQAQDLLIWGKAPSWIGIGLYCAGSYLIAWGGLLWFQKTRKVFADVL; encoded by the coding sequence ATGATTTCCCAGCGAGACGACCTCTCTCCCTTCATGGTGCTGACCAGTATGTCCGCCCATTGGAATCTGATTTGTCAATTGACCAAACGTGAGATCGCAAGCCGGTATCGAGGATCCCTCCTAGGAATGTTGTGGGCATTTCTGCATCCCATGGTCATGCTGACGGTATATACGCTGGTCTTTCGGGGTGCCTTCGGAATGCGGTGGGGACAGGAAGGGGAAAGCGCGCTCGATTTCGGCCTGCTGCTGTTCTCCGGACTGATCGTCCATTCGTTGTTTGCAGAAAGTATCCACCGCGCGCCCTACTTGATAGTAAATCACAGCAACTACGTCAAAAAAATTGTCTTTCCATTGGAAATCCTGGCGTGGACATCGCTCGGTTCGGCGCTGTTCCATGCGGCGGTCAGCGCGCTGGTGTTGATAGCGTTTTATGGACTTCTCCATCATGCCTTGCACTGGACGATGTTGCTGGCGCCCCTTCTGCTCTTGCCGCTGTCCCTGGTGACCATCGGCATGTCATGGTTCTTAGCATCAGCTGGAGTGTTTGTGCGTGACATCGGGCAAGCGAGCGGGCCCTTGACGACTATCATGCTGTTTCTTTCGCCGGTGTTTTATCCAGCTGAGGCATTTCCGGAGGCCTACCGAGTCTTGCTTTACGCCAATCCGCTGACGTTTCTCATCACACAAGCGCAAGACCTGCTTATTTGGGGCAAGGCTCCGTCCTGGATCGGTATCGGTCTCTATTGCGCAGGCAGTTACCTGATCGCATGGGGCGGGCTCCTCTGGTTTCAGAAGACACGGAAGGTATTTGCCGATGTCCTCTGA
- a CDS encoding ABC transporter permease subunit gives MGAIGVIAVNAFRESLRDKILYNLVLFAGLLIGLSVLLADLSITEHHKVIADMGLAAINLIGVIIAIFVGISLVNKEIERRTIYTIMARPISRTFFILGKYLGLALTLFVNLAIMMAVFLLTLWLYHVPVERSLFQAVELIFVEILVVTAIALFFSTFTSTTLSAIFTLGLYVIGHLTEDLRSMVVNSENGTVKTVVDLFYYLCPNLEMLNIKGQAAVGIVVAPEYLVLASLYGLLYAGVLLTGACLVFQQRDF, from the coding sequence ATGGGTGCGATCGGTGTCATTGCTGTCAATGCGTTCCGTGAAAGTTTGCGGGACAAGATTTTATACAACCTCGTGCTGTTCGCAGGGTTACTCATCGGATTGTCCGTGCTGCTGGCAGACCTGTCCATCACCGAGCACCACAAGGTGATCGCGGATATGGGGTTGGCGGCGATCAATCTGATCGGGGTCATCATCGCTATTTTTGTCGGCATCAGTCTGGTGAACAAGGAAATCGAACGGCGAACGATTTACACGATCATGGCCAGGCCCATCAGCCGAACGTTTTTCATCCTGGGCAAGTATCTCGGACTGGCACTGACGCTTTTCGTGAATCTGGCCATTATGATGGCGGTGTTTCTGCTCACCCTCTGGCTCTATCATGTGCCGGTCGAACGCTCTCTGTTCCAAGCCGTCGAACTCATCTTTGTAGAGATTTTGGTGGTAACGGCGATCGCGCTCTTCTTCTCGACCTTCACCTCCACGACATTGAGCGCCATTTTCACGCTTGGCCTCTATGTCATCGGCCATCTGACTGAGGATTTGCGCTCGATGGTGGTCAACAGTGAAAACGGAACCGTAAAGACGGTGGTCGATCTGTTCTACTACCTCTGCCCGAATCTGGAAATGCTCAATATCAAAGGGCAGGCGGCGGTAGGAATTGTTGTGGCTCCGGAGTATCTCGTTTTGGCCTCGCTGTATGGCTTGCTGTACGCGGGAGTATTACTGACCGGGGCCTGTTTGGTGTTTCAGCAGCGGGATTTTTGA
- a CDS encoding ABC transporter ATP-binding protein: MDDIVTDNLTKTYASGWPGRPPFVALDGLSLTVRRGEIFGFLGPNGAGKTTTLKILMGLVRATSGTALLLGQPAGDVETRRRIGFLPESPYFYDYLTAEEFLGFYGRLAGLSRAAITQRVTDLLELVGLVDARTRQLRKFSKGMLQRVGLAQALIHDPELIILDEPMTGLDPVGRKQVRDLILSLRDCGKTVCFSTHILHDVEMICDRVGIVMKGRLVASGRVDELVRQDHTRSVEVVCQQLKVEGNVFIHSLATRVLQQGQQCLIVLPSPDAVDALVGEIRRQGGRLLSVTPHKASLEDLFFQEASHEGTKVLPHMTSGRAS; encoded by the coding sequence GTGGACGATATCGTCACAGACAATCTGACCAAAACCTACGCGTCCGGATGGCCGGGCCGCCCGCCGTTCGTGGCGCTGGATGGACTATCCCTCACTGTGAGAAGGGGAGAAATTTTCGGATTCCTTGGCCCGAACGGGGCGGGAAAAACCACCACGTTGAAGATTCTGATGGGACTGGTGCGTGCGACGAGCGGAACGGCCTTGCTGTTGGGACAACCGGCCGGCGATGTGGAAACGCGCCGTCGAATCGGCTTTCTGCCGGAGTCGCCATACTTTTACGACTATCTCACAGCCGAGGAGTTTCTTGGGTTTTACGGACGGTTGGCCGGTTTGAGTCGCGCGGCAATCACTCAGCGGGTGACGGATCTCCTGGAACTGGTGGGGCTCGTGGATGCACGCACGAGGCAGTTGCGGAAATTTTCCAAGGGGATGCTGCAACGCGTCGGGCTGGCTCAAGCCCTCATTCACGATCCCGAATTGATTATTCTCGATGAGCCCATGACCGGGCTGGATCCGGTCGGCCGTAAACAGGTTCGCGATCTGATCTTGAGTCTACGCGATTGTGGCAAAACGGTCTGTTTCAGCACGCACATTCTGCACGACGTCGAGATGATCTGCGACCGCGTCGGCATTGTGATGAAAGGACGGTTGGTGGCGAGCGGTCGGGTCGATGAATTGGTCCGCCAGGATCACACGCGATCGGTCGAGGTGGTCTGTCAACAACTCAAGGTCGAAGGCAATGTGTTCATCCATTCGCTGGCCACCCGCGTGCTGCAACAGGGACAACAATGTCTGATCGTCTTGCCGAGTCCCGATGCGGTCGATGCACTCGTGGGAGAGATCCGCCGCCAGGGGGGACGGCTATTATCCGTCACGCCGCACAAAGCCTCGCTGGAAGACTTGTTCTTTCAAGAGGCCTCGCATGAAGGCACGAAGGTGTTGCCGCATATGACCAGTGGGAGGGCGTCCTGA